From the Cucurbita pepo subsp. pepo cultivar mu-cu-16 chromosome LG05, ASM280686v2, whole genome shotgun sequence genome, one window contains:
- the LOC111795514 gene encoding ubiquitin fusion degradation protein 1 homolog — protein MFFDGYGYHGTSFEQTYRCYPASFIEKPQLETGDKIIMPPSALDRLASLHIDYPMLFELRNDVTERLSHCGVLEFIAEEGMIYMPYWMMENMLLQEGDVVQVKNVTLPKGTYVKLQPHTMDFLDISNPKAILETTLRNFSCLTTGDSIMVAYNNKKYYIDIIETKPSNAISIIETDCEVDFAPPLDYKEPQKPVASLPTGKAPVQDEQPAAEAEPKFNPFTGVGRRLDGKPSKQQPSLSSTSASKDKQIDSRNVSGQPSAGSSSQNATRQSQGKLVFGSNASRNPKETKKETEKDGKQEQQPKEKEEAKFQPFAGKKYSLRG, from the exons TTTTTCGACGGATATGGATATCATGGGACTTCATTTGAGCAAACATATCGGTGTTATCCTGCATCTTTTATTGAAAAG CCACAACTTGAAACTGGTGACAAAA TCATAATGCCGCCTTCTGCACTCGATCGCCTTG CATCTTTACATATTGATTATCCGATGTTGTTTGAGCTTCGGAATGATGTTACTGAACGACTTTCCCACTGTGGTGTCCTCGAGTTCATTGCTGAAGAGGGAATGATCTATATGCCTTATTGG ATGATGGAGAATATGCTTTTACAGGAGGGAGACGTTGTGCAAGTGAAGAATGTTACTCTACCAAAGGGAACTTATGTTAAATTACAACCTCATACAATGGACTTCTTGGATATATCCAATCCAAAAGCCAT CTTGGAGACGACTTTGAGAAACTTTTCATGCCTGACAACTGGGGACAGTATCATGGTGGCATATAACAACAAGAAATATTACATTGATATAATTGAAACGAAGCCTTCAAATGCTATAAGCATAATTGAGACCGACTGTGAAGTGGACTTTGCGCCCCCTTTGGACTACAAAGAACCTCAAAAGCCAGTTGCTTCCCTTCCTACGGGAAAGGCTCCAGTTCAAG ACGAGCAACCCGCTGCAGAAGCTGAACCCAAATTCAATCCATTCACTGGAGTCGGGAGGCGTTTAGACGGGAAACCATCTAAGCAACAGCCATCATTATCTTCAACTTCAGCATCCAAAGACAAGCAAATTGATTCCAGAAACGTTAGTGGCCAGCCTTCTGCTGGGTCTAGCTCTCAAAATGCTACAAGGCAGTCTCAGGGAAAGCTCGTCTTCGGATCAAATGCAAGCCGAAATCCGAAGGAAACTAAGAAG GAAACTGAGAAGGATGGTAAGCAAGAGCAGCAGcccaaagagaaagaagaggcGAAGTTCCAGCCATTTGCTGGGAAGAAGTATTCATTGAGAGGATAG